From Pseudorca crassidens isolate mPseCra1 chromosome 15, mPseCra1.hap1, whole genome shotgun sequence, one genomic window encodes:
- the TNFRSF6B gene encoding tumor necrosis factor receptor superfamily member 6B: protein MRPLLWPLPALLLALAARGTAAGAPTYPRRDAETGEWLACDKCPPGTFVQRPCGRDNPTTCGACPPRHYTQFWNYLERCRYCNVICGEREEEARPCGATHNRACRCRPGFFAHAGFCLEHEPCPPGAGVVAPGTSSQNTQCQPCSPGTFSASSSSSERCQPHRNCTALGLAVNVPGSPFHDALCTKCTGFPLGSLEPGAPGTEECQRAVVDFVAFQDISPRRLQRLQQALAGPRARSPPPPQREDRAALRRRLWLQLTELREARPGTLGARLLRALRAARLCGLERSVRERFLRTR from the exons ATGAGGCCCCTGCTGTGGCCGCTACCGGCCCTGCTGCTGGCGCTTGCGGCGCGGGGGACGGCGGCGGGCGCGCCGACCTACCCGAGGCGGGACGCGGAGACGGGGGAGTGGCTGGCGTGCGACAAGTGCCCCCCGGGCACCTTCGTGCAGCGACCTTGCGGCCGGGACAACCCCACGACGTGCGGCGCGTGCCCGCCGCGCCACTACACGCAGTTCTGGAACTACCTGGAGCGCTGCCGATACTGCAACGTCATTTGCGGGGAGCGCGAGGAGGAGGCGCGGCCGTGCGGGGCCACCCACAACCGCGCCTGCCGCTGTCGCCCCGGCTTCTTCGCGCACGCCGGCTTCTGCCTGGAGCACGAGCCCTGCCCGCCCGGCGCAGGCGTGGTCGCCCCCG GCACCTCCAGCCAGAACACGCAGTGCCAACCGTGCTCCCCGGGCACCTTCTCCGCCAGCAGCTCGAGCTCGGAGCGGTGCCAGCCCCACCGCAACTGCACGGCCCTGGGCCTGGCCGTCAACGTGCCGGGCTCCCCGTTCCACGATGCCCTGTGCACCAAATGCACGGGCTTCCCGCTCGGCTCGCTGGAGCCGGGGGCACCGG GGACCGAGGAGTGCCAGCGCGCCGTGGTCGACTTCGTAGCTTTCCAGGACATCTCTCCCAGGAGGCTCCAGCGGCTGCAGCAGGCGCTTGCGGGCCCCAGGGCGCGGAGTCCGCCGCCGCCGCAAAGGGAGGACCGCGCGGCGCTGCGGCGGAGGCTGTGGCTGCAGCTCACGGAGCTCCGAGAGGCGCGGCCCGGGACGCTGGGGGCGCGGCTGCTGCGGGCGCTGCGCGCGGCCAGGTTGTGCGGGCTGGAGCGCAGCGTCCGCGAgcgtttcctccgcacgcgctgA